One window of Paenibacillus sp. FSL K6-3182 genomic DNA carries:
- a CDS encoding aminopeptidase — translation MRDSRLQKLARNLVEYSIDVQAGENVLIDMVGSERELTKCLIEEVARRGGRPFVESSDRSVLRTLLKHATKEQMELWSSLDLERMKNMQGYIAVRSGDNVNEFAGIPDANMRLYDQIYRNPVHSEQRVKKTKWVVLRYPSPSMAQLANMSTEDFEDFYFDVCNLDYAKMDAAMNPLQKLMSETDRVRIVSPGTDLSFSIKNIGAKKCSGHRNIPDGEVFSAPVRDSVQGTITYNAPSVYSGVTFQNISLTFENGKIVKAESNDNVRLNEILDMDEGARYIGEFAIGFNPHILHPMNDILFDEKIAGSLHFTPGQAYDETDNGNRSAVHWDLVLIQRPEYGGGEIYFDDVLIRKDGVFVIPELEGLNAENLK, via the coding sequence ATGCGTGATTCAAGATTGCAAAAGCTGGCGCGAAATTTAGTCGAATATTCTATCGATGTTCAAGCAGGGGAGAATGTGCTAATTGACATGGTTGGTTCAGAACGAGAGCTGACCAAGTGTTTAATAGAAGAGGTTGCAAGGCGGGGCGGCAGGCCGTTTGTAGAATCGAGCGATCGTTCTGTTCTTCGTACTTTGCTGAAGCATGCTACGAAGGAGCAAATGGAGCTTTGGTCGTCGCTTGATTTGGAGCGGATGAAAAATATGCAAGGATATATCGCCGTTCGCTCAGGAGACAATGTGAATGAATTTGCTGGAATTCCTGATGCCAACATGCGCCTATACGATCAAATTTATAGAAATCCGGTACATTCCGAACAGCGCGTTAAAAAAACAAAATGGGTCGTTTTGCGTTACCCAAGCCCATCCATGGCTCAGCTGGCCAATATGAGCACGGAAGATTTCGAAGACTTCTATTTTGATGTATGCAACTTGGATTATGCCAAAATGGACGCAGCGATGAACCCGCTTCAGAAGCTGATGAGTGAAACAGATCGAGTGCGGATTGTATCGCCAGGCACGGATTTAAGCTTCTCGATTAAGAATATCGGAGCGAAAAAATGCTCTGGCCACCGAAATATTCCCGATGGAGAAGTGTTCTCAGCTCCGGTTCGCGATTCGGTGCAAGGTACGATTACTTACAATGCGCCTAGCGTCTATTCTGGCGTTACGTTCCAAAATATTTCACTGACATTTGAAAACGGCAAAATCGTAAAAGCAGAAAGCAATGACAATGTTCGTTTGAACGAAATTTTAGACATGGATGAAGGCGCTCGCTATATTGGTGAGTTTGCAATCGGATTTAATCCGCATATTTTGCATCCCATGAATGATATTTTGTTTGATGAGAAAATTGCCGGCAGTTTGCACTTTACGCCAGGTCAAGCCTATGATGAGACGGATAATGGCAACCGTTCTGCTGTTCATTGGGATCTCGTACTTATTCAACGCCCAGAATACGGCGGCGGCGAAATTTATTTTGATGATGTTCTTATTCGCAAAGATGGCGTTTTCGTCATTCCAGAGCTTGAAGGGTTAAATGCTGAAAACCTCAAATAA
- a CDS encoding YugN family protein, with translation MIIENTGLNGVKSELDHLDESAEKVGFVRWQWEYYRATYDLKLEDHASGSDYYLRITTRAIEGKLESPHAVLIIESVYIGRSTFPHGLEYESPIPQPIMSTATQRLQQLKQLLA, from the coding sequence ATGATTATTGAAAATACCGGCTTAAACGGTGTTAAAAGCGAACTTGACCACTTAGACGAATCTGCTGAAAAAGTTGGTTTTGTCCGTTGGCAGTGGGAATACTATCGCGCTACATACGACTTGAAACTTGAGGATCACGCTAGCGGATCCGATTATTATTTGAGAATTACAACAAGAGCCATTGAAGGTAAGCTTGAATCACCTCATGCCGTTCTAATTATCGAATCGGTTTATATTGGACGCTCCACTTTCCCGCATGGTCTTGAGTATGAGTCCCCGATTCCACAGCCAATTATGAGTACGGCGACGCAAAGACTTCAGCAATTGAAACAATTGTTAGCGTAA
- a CDS encoding YlaN family protein, whose translation MSSPEITVQLHEKALRLLQEDASKIEKLIEVQMENLTTRQCPLYEEVLDTQMYGFSREVDFAVRAGLIAELAGKEIVSRLERNLAMLYEALERKE comes from the coding sequence ATGTCTTCACCGGAAATTACGGTACAATTGCATGAGAAAGCGCTTCGTCTCCTTCAGGAAGATGCGAGTAAAATAGAAAAGCTAATCGAAGTTCAGATGGAAAACTTGACTACTCGTCAATGTCCACTTTACGAAGAAGTGCTAGATACACAAATGTATGGATTCTCGCGAGAGGTTGACTTTGCTGTTCGCGCCGGACTCATTGCAGAGCTGGCTGGCAAGGAAATAGTGAGTAGATTAGAGCGGAATTTAGCTATGCTATACGAAGCACTGGAAAGAAAAGAGTAG
- the cax gene encoding calcium/proton exchanger has protein sequence MNQKWFFSGLILMFALSAIGHYAHWDNTVQFIISAIAIIFVAGFLGKATESVAHYAGQRLGGFLNATFGNAAELIIAIFLIKAQQFDMVKASLTGAIIGNLLLVLGLSILLGGLKYKEQQFNGRLADHNSTLMIMAVIGLFVPAVFVVSEKFSFEKDQFLSLAVAGILILAYILWLVFSMVTHKDMLSDVVMNADHGEEPAWSKGKSIFFLLLATVMVAFVSEWLVHTLDAFSAKFGLSELFIGAFVIAIVGNAAEHSAAVMLAMKNKIGAAVEIAIGSSLQIALFVAPVLILVSSLFGNTMDIVFTPIELTAIGVSVFIAKSVSRDGRTNWYEGVLLIMVYVILGIAFYLV, from the coding sequence TTGAATCAAAAATGGTTTTTCTCAGGGTTAATCCTCATGTTTGCACTTAGTGCCATCGGTCATTACGCCCACTGGGATAACACAGTCCAATTTATCATTTCAGCCATCGCGATCATCTTTGTGGCCGGTTTTCTTGGTAAAGCCACGGAGAGTGTCGCACATTATGCAGGTCAAAGGCTGGGCGGCTTCCTCAATGCAACCTTCGGAAATGCCGCAGAGCTCATCATCGCGATATTTTTGATTAAAGCGCAGCAATTCGATATGGTAAAAGCGAGCTTGACAGGAGCTATTATCGGAAATCTATTGCTTGTTTTGGGTCTTAGCATATTGCTTGGCGGGTTGAAGTATAAGGAGCAGCAATTTAACGGCCGATTAGCGGATCACAATTCTACGCTCATGATCATGGCTGTCATTGGACTTTTTGTGCCAGCTGTATTCGTTGTTTCAGAGAAGTTTTCGTTTGAGAAGGATCAGTTTCTAAGTCTTGCAGTTGCGGGAATTCTGATTTTAGCTTATATTCTGTGGCTGGTGTTCTCCATGGTTACCCACAAGGATATGCTCTCTGATGTCGTCATGAATGCAGATCACGGTGAAGAGCCGGCCTGGTCAAAAGGAAAGTCAATCTTCTTCCTCCTCCTAGCTACCGTTATGGTGGCCTTTGTGAGTGAATGGCTTGTACATACCCTTGACGCATTCAGTGCGAAATTTGGCCTGTCTGAGCTGTTTATAGGGGCATTCGTAATCGCTATTGTCGGTAACGCGGCGGAGCATAGCGCTGCTGTCATGCTGGCTATGAAAAATAAGATCGGCGCAGCTGTAGAAATCGCGATCGGCAGCAGCCTGCAAATTGCTTTATTCGTAGCGCCTGTGCTCATTCTCGTTAGTAGCTTATTTGGAAACACGATGGATATCGTATTCACGCCTATCGAATTAACTGCCATCGGTGTTTCTGTCTTTATTGCCAAATCAGTATCACGTGATGGACGTACGAATTGGTATGAAGGCGTGCTGCTTATCATGGTCTATGTCATCCTCGGTATTGCGTTCTACCTTGTGTAA
- a CDS encoding HPr family phosphocarrier protein, whose translation MSNNAAIVEISQTASQFTSSIVLQAESKYIDVKSILGLFTTLVGGHAYELHVHGPDAEEAKAAMAAVFAKHNLNVNVITD comes from the coding sequence ATGTCCAACAACGCAGCAATCGTAGAAATTTCCCAAACGGCTAGCCAATTCACTTCATCCATCGTTCTGCAAGCCGAGAGCAAATATATTGATGTAAAAAGCATCCTCGGACTTTTCACTACACTAGTAGGCGGACATGCGTACGAACTTCATGTACACGGACCGGATGCTGAGGAAGCAAAAGCAGCAATGGCTGCTGTATTTGCTAAGCACAACTTAAATGTTAATGTTATTACGGATTAG
- a CDS encoding Asp23/Gls24 family envelope stress response protein translates to MTEELQTGLIRISDDVVATIAGLAALETPGIAAMSGGISEGLAKRLSGKNVQKGVSVEVGTTEAAIDLRIIVHYGIPIQEVCRQLQLNVRESVENMTGLHVVEVNVKVEGVAFKEEELEEVQQQRLK, encoded by the coding sequence ATGACAGAAGAACTTCAAACGGGTCTTATCCGAATCTCTGATGATGTAGTAGCAACGATAGCTGGACTCGCAGCGCTTGAAACGCCAGGCATTGCGGCAATGTCGGGCGGAATTTCCGAAGGACTCGCCAAACGGCTGAGCGGAAAGAACGTGCAAAAAGGCGTTTCAGTTGAAGTAGGAACGACGGAAGCGGCCATTGATCTTCGTATTATTGTTCATTACGGCATTCCGATTCAAGAGGTATGTCGCCAGCTTCAACTGAATGTACGTGAATCTGTAGAGAATATGACAGGATTGCACGTTGTTGAAGTGAATGTGAAGGTAGAGGGTGTTGCCTTCAAAGAAGAAGAGCTGGAAGAAGTTCAGCAGCAGCGATTGAAGTAA
- a CDS encoding CBS domain-containing protein encodes MSTDCVTATLVDNVYELAVKMKEHDIGFIPIVDGKKLIGVVTDRDLVVKGYAEKHPGSAAVAEVMSTDVATITSDASPDEAAELMASKQIRRLPVVDDGELVGILAIGDLAVRDIFADEAGEALSSISEQEYSASPPTFH; translated from the coding sequence ATGTCGACAGATTGTGTCACAGCGACTTTGGTTGATAATGTATATGAGCTTGCTGTAAAAATGAAGGAACATGATATCGGATTTATTCCAATTGTTGATGGCAAGAAGCTGATAGGTGTAGTCACTGATCGAGATTTAGTCGTAAAAGGATATGCAGAGAAGCATCCTGGCTCAGCTGCAGTTGCTGAGGTAATGAGTACGGATGTGGCTACGATAACTTCTGACGCATCTCCCGATGAGGCCGCGGAGTTGATGGCATCTAAGCAGATACGCAGACTTCCGGTTGTGGATGATGGAGAGCTAGTAGGGATTTTGGCAATCGGAGATCTTGCTGTACGAGATATATTTGCCGATGAAGCCGGTGAGGCGCTTAGCTCAATTTCGGAGCAAGAGTATTCAGCATCCCCTCCAACGTTTCATTAA
- the ftsW gene encoding putative lipid II flippase FtsW: MKATQNGSRGRPDFLLLILTLLLVGFGLVMVFSASSSVAVVTEDDAMYFTKRQFMWAGLGIMVMLFMMNLRYQVFKRLFMLFFIPVVIMLVLVPFIGKEINGAHSWFGIGSLGIQPTEPAKLAIILYLGALITKKGDNFRSFKKGLLPVIIIVGFVCGLIMMQPDLGSTLVLAACATVMIMAGGANLKQVFMSGTIIGLFLTVIFSISMAIDPKPWKYRIDRLTVFRDPLSDSQDTGWHLVSSLQAFGHGGLTGAGFGESVQKLHYLKYPYNDFIFAIIGEELGFIGSALFLLFYLFFLWRGLIVALRCPDHYGTVVGVGIVGLIAIQAFVNIGGVTAAIPLTGVTLPFISYGGSSLLFCLMSIGVLLSISREANRVEPTKR, encoded by the coding sequence ATGAAAGCCACGCAGAACGGTAGCCGTGGAAGACCGGACTTTCTGCTTCTCATTTTAACTCTTCTGCTCGTCGGCTTTGGGCTTGTAATGGTATTTAGCGCTAGCTCAAGTGTCGCTGTCGTAACAGAAGATGATGCCATGTATTTCACCAAGCGCCAGTTCATGTGGGCTGGCCTTGGTATAATGGTTATGTTATTTATGATGAATTTGCGCTATCAGGTTTTCAAACGCCTTTTCATGCTATTTTTCATTCCAGTAGTCATCATGCTCGTGCTCGTTCCGTTTATTGGTAAGGAGATCAATGGTGCACATAGTTGGTTCGGGATAGGTTCACTTGGCATACAGCCAACCGAACCAGCCAAGCTGGCCATCATATTGTATCTTGGTGCTCTTATAACGAAGAAGGGCGATAATTTTCGCAGCTTCAAAAAAGGGCTGCTGCCGGTTATCATTATCGTCGGCTTCGTTTGCGGCTTGATTATGATGCAGCCCGATCTTGGTTCCACTTTAGTGCTTGCTGCATGTGCTACGGTCATGATTATGGCTGGCGGTGCGAATTTAAAGCAGGTATTTATGTCTGGAACGATTATCGGCCTCTTTCTCACCGTCATATTCAGTATCTCGATGGCGATTGATCCAAAACCTTGGAAATACCGAATTGATCGGCTTACAGTGTTTAGAGATCCACTCAGCGATTCTCAGGATACCGGCTGGCATCTCGTGTCGTCACTGCAAGCCTTTGGTCACGGCGGCTTAACCGGTGCCGGATTCGGTGAAAGCGTCCAGAAGCTGCATTACCTGAAATATCCCTATAATGATTTTATTTTTGCAATCATTGGAGAAGAGTTAGGCTTTATTGGCAGCGCCCTCTTCTTGCTCTTTTATTTATTTTTCTTATGGCGTGGCCTTATCGTTGCACTCCGCTGTCCTGATCATTACGGCACAGTAGTTGGTGTTGGCATTGTCGGCTTGATCGCCATTCAGGCTTTTGTCAACATAGGCGGCGTTACTGCTGCAATACCGCTGACAGGCGTTACACTTCCGTTCATAAGTTATGGCGGCTCATCATTGCTATTTTGTCTAATGTCTATCGGCGTATTGTTAAGCATATCGAGGGAAGCAAACCGTGTAGAACCTACAAAGCGCTAA
- a CDS encoding thermonuclease family protein, with amino-acid sequence MKRIIIILLMLICMPLAGCTAISELSSNVIQTNQWYQVAGFIDGDTFKIKTGSSETTIRLLYVDTPETKKQDSPADPFGPEAAAFTETLLTESQEVRLTFDKELKDRYDRTLAIVELKDGRILNEALIEEGLAKVLIIEPNVKMENAYKQLEQQAEQAKQGLWSNDAEINHTSFPVKKAARSGITIEVDKQAELVTITNTTDDAIQMKGWKLVSVRGNQTYPFGQYVLNAQKRVVISSADEVRSSDDDLLLWGATNIWNNKESDPAELYNEYNELVAVWED; translated from the coding sequence ATGAAAAGAATTATAATCATTCTCCTCATGCTCATTTGCATGCCGCTTGCCGGCTGTACGGCCATTTCCGAGCTTTCTTCGAACGTTATACAAACCAACCAATGGTATCAGGTAGCTGGCTTTATAGATGGTGATACTTTCAAAATCAAAACAGGTTCTAGTGAAACGACGATTCGACTACTTTATGTAGATACGCCGGAGACCAAGAAACAAGATAGTCCAGCCGATCCATTCGGACCCGAAGCTGCTGCCTTCACTGAGACGCTTCTGACAGAGTCGCAAGAGGTTAGGCTTACTTTCGATAAGGAGCTTAAAGATCGCTACGATCGTACGCTTGCAATCGTGGAGCTGAAGGATGGACGGATATTAAACGAGGCGCTTATCGAGGAAGGTCTTGCGAAGGTACTCATCATAGAGCCTAACGTCAAGATGGAAAACGCATACAAGCAGTTGGAGCAGCAAGCTGAACAAGCTAAGCAAGGTTTATGGAGCAATGACGCCGAAATTAATCACACAAGTTTCCCTGTAAAAAAAGCGGCGCGAAGCGGCATTACGATTGAGGTGGACAAACAAGCCGAGCTTGTCACCATAACGAATACGACGGATGATGCCATTCAAATGAAAGGCTGGAAGCTGGTTAGCGTTCGAGGCAATCAAACCTATCCGTTTGGCCAATATGTCCTGAATGCACAGAAAAGAGTAGTCATTTCCTCAGCAGACGAGGTGCGTTCATCAGATGATGACCTGCTCCTTTGGGGAGCAACAAATATTTGGAACAACAAAGAATCGGACCCTGCGGAGCTCTATAATGAATACAATGAATTAGTAGCCGTATGGGAAGACTAA
- a CDS encoding amidohydrolase yields MINWRRHLHQYPELSFHERVTSSWIATQLSELGIEVQTGVGGHGLIATIKGDQPGPVIALRADIDALPIQDEKKCEYASKVPNVMHACGHDAHTSTLLAIASYYSANRSAICGERRLLFQPAEEVTPGGAMPMIKDGALDGVDVIYGVHLWTPLAYGLVSSKPGAFMAAADEFVIDIVGRGGHGGLPHQAIDAIMIGSTLVQSVQSIVSRNVNPLHPAVVTIGSFQAGTTNNVIAERCRLKGTVRSFDEQTRMMIHDRLKSLVTHICQMHGAEFDYQMRIGYPPVVNDEEEAERFFKVGEKLFGESAVVRSEAITVAEDFSYYLEKVPGCFMFVGAGNESCGATYAHHHPKFDIDERAMQQAARLLIGMAEEYASGVVSTA; encoded by the coding sequence ATGATTAATTGGCGCAGACATCTTCATCAATATCCTGAGCTTTCGTTTCATGAACGAGTAACGTCAAGCTGGATTGCTACCCAATTAAGCGAGCTGGGCATAGAGGTCCAGACTGGGGTTGGCGGACATGGACTAATTGCAACCATTAAGGGAGATCAACCAGGCCCGGTCATAGCGCTGCGGGCTGACATTGATGCACTTCCTATTCAAGATGAGAAAAAATGCGAGTATGCGTCTAAGGTGCCAAACGTTATGCACGCATGCGGTCATGATGCACATACATCTACGCTTCTAGCGATTGCGTCTTATTATTCGGCGAATCGATCCGCTATTTGCGGTGAGCGCAGACTGTTGTTCCAACCAGCCGAAGAGGTTACACCTGGCGGAGCAATGCCGATGATTAAAGATGGAGCACTAGATGGAGTAGACGTCATTTATGGCGTACATCTGTGGACGCCGCTCGCTTATGGCTTGGTTTCGTCCAAACCAGGAGCCTTTATGGCTGCTGCGGATGAATTCGTTATTGATATTGTCGGACGAGGCGGTCATGGGGGATTGCCGCATCAAGCTATTGATGCGATTATGATTGGTTCAACGCTTGTGCAATCCGTCCAATCCATTGTAAGCCGCAATGTGAACCCGCTGCATCCGGCAGTGGTGACTATTGGTTCTTTCCAAGCAGGTACGACCAATAACGTCATTGCGGAACGTTGCAGATTAAAAGGAACTGTCCGTTCGTTTGACGAGCAGACGAGAATGATGATACATGACCGGCTCAAGTCGCTTGTCACGCATATATGCCAAATGCATGGCGCGGAATTCGATTACCAGATGAGGATTGGTTATCCGCCCGTCGTAAACGATGAAGAAGAGGCTGAGCGTTTCTTCAAGGTTGGCGAAAAGCTGTTCGGTGAAAGCGCGGTTGTGCGTTCGGAAGCCATTACGGTTGCTGAGGATTTTTCTTATTACTTGGAAAAAGTACCTGGCTGCTTTATGTTTGTTGGTGCTGGCAATGAGAGCTGCGGTGCAACGTATGCGCATCACCACCCTAAATTCGACATTGACGAGAGAGCGATGCAGCAGGCAGCCAGACTTCTGATTGGTATGGCTGAGGAATATGCGAGCGGAGTTGTTTCAACCGCATAA